ACCATTCAGCGGGCGATGCAGGTGCCCGAGCTGGCAGAACACGCCAATGCCCTGGCGCATTCGCTGGCACAGGTCGGCGCGGCCACCAAGGCCGCATGGGCCACCGGCATTCCGGGCGATGCGCTGGCCAATGCGGTGCCGTATTTGCAGGCCTTTGGCCACATGGTTCTGGCCTGGATCTGGCTCGACGTTTCCTTGACCGCACAAGCCGCCGCCGACTCGCCAGCCCGCACCGGCCGCCTGGCTTGCATGCGCTTTTTCTTTCTCTATGAGTTGCCCAAGATCGGTGCCTGGCTCAATGTGGTGAGCAGCCGCGATCAGACCTGCGCCGCCTTGCCTGAGGAGGCGTTCTGATGCTGCATCACGTTGTCATGTGGCAGTTGCGCGATGAAAACAGGCAGGTCAACCTGGCCGAAGCAGTTCGCTTGCTGCGAAGCTGTTCGGCCATCACGCCGGGCATTTTGAAGTTCGAAGTCGCGGCGGCACAACCGGGTCTGGCGTGCACCAGCGACCTGGT
This region of Hydrogenophaga crassostreae genomic DNA includes:
- a CDS encoding Dabb family protein — encoded protein: MLHHVVMWQLRDENRQVNLAEAVRLLRSCSAITPGILKFEVAAAQPGLACTSDLVLNSSFVDRAALSAYQAHPDHEAIKPFMKSVVAARQCMDYET